A segment of the uncultured Desulfobulbus sp. genome:
GTCAAGCACCCTTTCCAGGAGAGCATTGTCGTTGATCTGGATCTTTTCAAGACCCCAGCCGTAGGGGAGCTGCTGTTGCAGAGCGGCTACTTGTTCTTGAAAACCAAGGTCAAGCTGTTGCAGGTGCTGTGGCTGCAGGAACAGTCCCTGGTGCCAGAGGATGGGTCGAGTTTGTTGATTCATTCCGGGCTGGTTTCCAGTTTCAGTTCGTTTGTTGTCAAGAGTACCGTCTTGAAATAGGGTGGAATGACGGCTGTTTTGGAGAAGGTGAGCCAGCTGCGCTCGACTTCGAAGGGAATTTTTGCAAGGAGTGCGGTTTGTTGGGGAGAGGCGGTATAGAGCCCGGCCGCGAGGATCAGCCATTTGGCCCCCTCGGCCCGGTCGTAGACTTTTTCGACGGTCTCACCGGGCTGAAGAAAAAACTGATCCGAGGCAAGGCTGGGAGGGAGCTCTTTGCTTGCGATCAGTATCTGCTGCACACCGGCGGGATAGGTGATCAGTTGGCTGAATCCGTTGGGTTCAGCCAACTGGTAGACGGCAACCGCCACGGAATGCGCTTGCCCGTCATAGAAGTTGACGCGCTTATCGGCGCGAAAGGTGAGGCGAACACCATTTTCCGCCAGAGACCAGTCCGGTTGGGGCTCGGGGCTGCTCCCAGAACAGGCTGGAAGCAGGAGGGGAATGAGAAGGAAAAGCGCCAACAGGCAACATGGGGAGGCGCATACGGTTCTGAGGCGTTGCTGCGCCTCCTTGAAAAAAATTGTGTACTGTTTGCGAGGGAAAATGGTCATACGGCCCTGTGTTGAAAAAGAGAGGGGGAAAGCTCATTTTTACATACATGCAGGCGATCCTTGAGGGTAACTGACCTTGCGCCCTCACTGAAAAGTATTGTCGGTTAAAAAAAAGAATTGGCAAAGAAAAAATGATTTAATTTTAGTGAACTAATCGAAAAATATTGGTCCCGGAGAAGCTGTTTTTGGCGCTGCCATCAAACGGTTTTATGGGCCTTTTTTCCCCTTAAGGCAGTGGTTCAGAGGCGTTTTCCCCAATAGCGCAGGCTGAGAATCGTCATGTCGTCGGCCTGGATCCCGTCACCACTGAAGGCCGCAACATCGTCGACCACAGTCTTGACGAGTTTATCGACCGGGGATTGGGGGGGCAGTGTCTTCAGGCAGTGATCAAGACGCCCAACCGTGTACAGATCGTCTGTGGCATTAAAGGCTTCGGTAATACCATCGGAGTAGAGAAAAAGGCCGTCACCGGGCATGAGGGCGAGTTCCTCCCCGGTGAAGGTTTGTTCCGGCATGACTCCGAGGACAAGGTTGG
Coding sequences within it:
- the tssJ gene encoding type VI secretion system lipoprotein TssJ, translated to MTIFPRKQYTIFFKEAQQRLRTVCASPCCLLALFLLIPLLLPACSGSSPEPQPDWSLAENGVRLTFRADKRVNFYDGQAHSVAVAVYQLAEPNGFSQLITYPAGVQQILIASKELPPSLASDQFFLQPGETVEKVYDRAEGAKWLILAAGLYTASPQQTALLAKIPFEVERSWLTFSKTAVIPPYFKTVLLTTNELKLETSPE